The Paramisgurnus dabryanus chromosome 6, PD_genome_1.1, whole genome shotgun sequence genome has a window encoding:
- the neurod6b gene encoding neurogenic differentiation factor 6-B, translating into MLTVPFEDPDMMRESQFSARFSGQEEVRTLNASNAELQDAEDDNTDREEEEREDDRDENGLPKKKGPRKKKFPEGRGERVKVRRQEANARERSRMHGLNDALESLRKVVPCYSKTQKLSKIETLRLAKNYIWALSETLSAGKRPDLLAFVQTLCKGLSQPTTNLVAGCLQLNARNFLTDHNGEVSYSGRPPYDALYPYPNAEMGTPTGLSTGTRDSAKPFRPYNYYASYESYYEGGSPEASSPHFEGQISPPINYNGIFSLKKHEDQVEYSKNCHYGMRYCNVPGRGSMYRVSPDSHFPYDLHPRSQSFQSQDELNTGFHN; encoded by the coding sequence ATGCTGACCGTACCGTTTGAAGATCCAGACATGATGCGTGAATCTCAGTTCAGTGCCAGATTCTCCGGTCAAGAAGAAGTCCGTACACTTAACGCGTCCAACGCGGAGCTCCAGGATGCTGAGGACGACAACACGGATCGAGAGGAGGAGGAAAGAGAGGACGACCGCGACGAGAACGGCCTGCCCAAAAAGAAGGGCCCGCGCAAAAAGAAATTCCCCGAGGGGCGCGGCGAACGCGTGAAAGTGCGTCGCCAAGAAGCGAACGCGCGCGAGCGCAGTCGCATGCACGGACTCAACGACGCCCTGGAGAGTCTGCGCAAGGTCGTGCCATGCTACTCAAAAACGCAAAAGCTCTCCAAGATCGAGACACTGAGGCTCGCCAAAAATTACATCTGGGCTCTGTCCGAGACTCTGAGCGCGGGCAAGAGACCCGACCTGCTCGCCTTTGTGCAGACCTTGTGTAAGGGATTATCCCAGCCCACCACAAACTTAGTCGCGGGGTGCCTGCAGTTGAACGCCCGAAATTTCCTTACAGATCACAATGGGGAGGTGTCGTATTCTGGCAGGCCTCCATATGATGCTCTGTATCCGTATCCGAACGCGGAGATGGGCACGCCCACCGGCCTCAGCACTGGGACCCGGGACAGCGCCAAACCGTTCCGGCCCTACAACTATTACGCATCCTACGAGTCCTATTACGAGGGTGGCTCTCCGGAGGCCAGCAGTCCCCATTTTGAAGGCCAAATAAGTCCCCCAATCAATTATAATGGGATTTTCTCGCTTAAAAAGCACGAGGACCAAGTTGAGTACAGTAAGAACTGTCACTACGGAATGAGGTACTGTAATGTGCCCGGTCGAGGCTCCATGTACCGCGTTTCCCCTGACAGTCATTTCCCTTATGACTTACATCCCCGCAGCCAATCGTTTCAGAGCCAGGACGAATTAAATACGGGTTTCCATAATTAA